The window ATCGTGGCCCGCATACGTCGCCGATACAGGCCGGGGCTGCCGGCGGTGCTCGTGTCGGGCGACACGTCGTTGCAGACGGCGCGCTTTGTCCGCCAGCATGGCCTGACGCTGCTCTACAAACCGCTTGCTCCGGTACGCCTGCGCACCGTCATCGGCAAGCTTTGCAGTGAATAGACTGCGGCACTCGCCGAGGCCCGGTGGCGCGGTGACATGAGCGAGGCTGCTGGAACCTCAATGGCTGTCCCGAGGCACGAATGCGCCACGTCGTCCCACCAGGAAGTCGAGGTCGCACCCCTCGTCCGCCTGCAAGACATGGTCCACGTACAGCTTCCAGTACCCCGATGAGATCTGCGGCTGCAAAGGGAGCCAGTCCGCGCGTCTCTTCGCAAGCGTCTCGTCGCTCACGTCCAGGTGCAGCCGGCGAGCGGCGACGTCCAGCTCGATGATGTCTCCATTGCGTACCAATGCGAGTGGCCCGCCGGCCGCGGCCTCCGGCGCCGTGTGCAGTACCACCGTCCCGTAAGCGGTGCCGCTCATCCGCGCATCGCTGATACGGACCATGTCGGTGATGCCCTTGCGCAAGACCTTGGGCGGCAACGGCATGTTGCCCACCTCGGCCATGCCCGGGTAGCCCTTCGGGCCGCAGTTCTTCAGCACCAGCACGCAGGTCTCGTCGACGTCGAGGTTCTCGTCATCGATCCGGCGTCGGAAGTCCTCGATGTCTTCGAACACCACGGCACGGCCGCGATGCTTCATCAGCGCGGGCGTGGCCGCGCTCGGCTTGATCACTGCGCCACGCGGTGCGAGGTTGCCGTGCAGCACGGCAATGCCGGCTTTCTCCTTGAAGGGCGCGGCGAGCGGCAGGATCACTTCGCCGTTCCAGTTCTGCGCGGCGGCAATGTTCTCACCCAGTGTCCTGCCGCTCGCCGTCAACGCATCGAGGTGCAGGACGGAGGCGATCTCCTTCATGACGGCTGGCAGCCCGCCGGCGTAGCAGAAGTCTTCCATGAGGAAGCGCCCCGAAGGCTGCAGGTTCACCAGGCACGGCATCTCGCTGCCCAGCCGGTCGAAATCATCCAGCGCCAGTCCCACCCCGATGCGGCGCGCGATTGCCACCAAGTGGATCACGGCGTTGGTGGACCCTCCGATCGCGGCGAGCGTGCGGATCGCGTTCTCGAAGGCCTGGCGCGTGAGGATCTGCGACAGCTTCACGTCTTCACGCACCATCTCGACGATGCGTCGGCCAGCCATGCGGGCCAGCACGTTGCGCCGGCCGTCCACCGCGGGATACGCGGCGTTGCCGGGCAAACCGAGCCCGAGGGCCTCCACCATCGAGGCCATCGTGGATGCCGTGCCCATCGTCATGCAGTGCCCGTGGCTGCGATGCATGCAGCTTTCCGCCTCTTGGAACTCGGCCAGCTCCAGCGTCCCGGCACGCACCTGTTCGCTCATCTGGAACAGGCCGGTGCCGGAGCCCAGCTCCTGGCCGCGCCACTTGCCCGAGAGCATCGGGCCGCCCGAAACGCCGATGGTGGGCAGGTCCACCGAGGCCGCACCCATCGTCAGCGCCGGCGTCGTCTTGTCGCATCCCATGAGCAGCACCACGCCGTCGATCGGGTTGCCGCGGATCGACTCCTCCACGTCCATCGACGCCAAGTTGCGATAGAGCATCGCGGTGGGCCGCATCAGCGTCTCGCCAAGCGACATCACCGGGAACTCCAGCGGAAAGCCGCCGGCCTCGTAGACGCCAATCTTCACCTGCTCGGCGAGCGTGCGGAAGTGCGAGTTGCAGGGCGTGAGCTCGCTGAAGGTGTTGCAGATGCCGATCACGGGCCGGCCGTCAAACTGGTCATGCGGCAGGCCCTTGCCCTTCATCCAGCTGCGATGGACGAAGCCTTCCTTGCCCTGGCGGCCGAACCACTCCTGGGAGCGCAGCTTGTTCTTCGGTGCGCTGCTCATGCGGGCTGCCGGTGGCGTACTGCCGGGTGCGGAGCTGCCAGCCGCCCACCGTGGCCGGGGAACAGCTTTTCGCGCAAGGTGCCTTCCGCGTACGACGTCTTGAAGGCGCCGCGCGCCTGCAGCTCGGGCACAAGGAGCCGGCAGAAGTTTTTCAGAACGAGCGGCTCCAGTGCGCGCGTGATGTTGAGGCCTTCAACCCCGGTGTCCTCGCACCACGCGACGAGCTGGTCGGCCA is drawn from Variovorax sp. PBS-H4 and contains these coding sequences:
- a CDS encoding IlvD/Edd family dehydratase encodes the protein MSSAPKNKLRSQEWFGRQGKEGFVHRSWMKGKGLPHDQFDGRPVIGICNTFSELTPCNSHFRTLAEQVKIGVYEAGGFPLEFPVMSLGETLMRPTAMLYRNLASMDVEESIRGNPIDGVVLLMGCDKTTPALTMGAASVDLPTIGVSGGPMLSGKWRGQELGSGTGLFQMSEQVRAGTLELAEFQEAESCMHRSHGHCMTMGTASTMASMVEALGLGLPGNAAYPAVDGRRNVLARMAGRRIVEMVREDVKLSQILTRQAFENAIRTLAAIGGSTNAVIHLVAIARRIGVGLALDDFDRLGSEMPCLVNLQPSGRFLMEDFCYAGGLPAVMKEIASVLHLDALTASGRTLGENIAAAQNWNGEVILPLAAPFKEKAGIAVLHGNLAPRGAVIKPSAATPALMKHRGRAVVFEDIEDFRRRIDDENLDVDETCVLVLKNCGPKGYPGMAEVGNMPLPPKVLRKGITDMVRISDARMSGTAYGTVVLHTAPEAAAGGPLALVRNGDIIELDVAARRLHLDVSDETLAKRRADWLPLQPQISSGYWKLYVDHVLQADEGCDLDFLVGRRGAFVPRDSH